Proteins from one Triticum aestivum cultivar Chinese Spring chromosome 7A, IWGSC CS RefSeq v2.1, whole genome shotgun sequence genomic window:
- the LOC123148088 gene encoding probable LRR receptor-like serine/threonine-protein kinase At3g47570 produces the protein MASSGVLLPGFVWFLYLFCFLCSLPLSTCNETENDRQALLCFKSRISGPAGVLASWRNTSLDVCDWHGITCSTVSPCRVIELDLKSEGISGPISPCVANLTSLARLQLSNNSFNGGIPSELGLLSRLRDLNLSMNTLEGNIPPSLGSSHSLTYVDLGVNALTGVIPESLANSPSLLDISLQKNNLVGSIPVVTATSPPIQYLDLSYNHISGKIPSSLGNLSSLIDLLLTENNLVGSIPDSLGHIPTLQVLALTANNLSGTVPPSLFNMSSLTFLGLANNSLVGRLPSNIGYTLPNIQDLILSSNKFDGPIPASLPKAYNLRQLYLYTNSLTGFIPFFGSLPNLEELDLSYNKLEAGDWEFVSSLANCTRLTMLMLVGNNLQGEMPSSIGNLSDSLEWLWLRENQISGPIPPEIGNLKSLRRLYMDYNLITGNIPATIGNLHSLVHLSFAQNRLSGQIPDTIGNLVQLNSLKLDGNNISGRIPADIGHCNQLQILNLAHNSLDGNIPSEIFKISSLSEELDLSHNYLSGGVPVEVGNLINVNKISISDNRLSGNIPSTLGQCVVLEYLDISHNNLFGKIPQFLTSLSSLQNLNLSFNNFDGAVPGGGIFNNTGAVSVEGNHDLCTSIPTGGIPLCSTQVDRKGKQNSSALVLRIVMPAVSAVLLILSCIATIYWRKRMQENPDLKEFSEHMKKISYEDIVRATDRFSPANLIGSGSFGVVYKGSLRLQEDQVAIKIFSLNNYGANRSFIAECEALRNVRHRNLVKIITSCSSVDSNGADFKALVFQYMPKGNLEMWLHPGDLEHGERHILTLSRRINIGLDVAFALDYLHNQCASPLIHCDLKPSNILLDLDMVAYVTDFGLARFVFTTSNVQEGDSTSLACLKGSIGYIPPEYGMSAEISTKGDVYSFGVLLLQMITGQSPTDKNFSDGASLHEFVCRAFPDNICDVIDQTMLEDDSNAQEVIKNCVIPLVRIGLSCSMTSPKERPDMGQVSTEILRIKHVASRMYVR, from the exons ATGGCATCTTCGGGTGTCTTGCTTCCAGGCTTTGTTTGGTTTCTATACCTCTTCTGCTTCCTTTGCAGCCTGCCACTATCCACCTGCAATGAAACTGAAAATGATAGGCAAGCTCTCCTCTGCTTCAAGTCCAGGATCTCGGGTCCAGCAGGAGTTTTAGCTTCATGGAGGAACACGTCCTTGGACGTTTGCGACTGGCATGGGATCACTTGCAGCACGGTGTCCCCTTGTCGTGTGATTGAGCTGGACCTTAAGTCAGAAGGCATCTCAGGCCCCATATCGCCTTGCGTTGCCAACCTGACCTCTCTTGCAAGGCTTCAGCTGTCAAACAATAGCTTCAATGGTGGCATACCATCGGAGCTTGGCCTCCTAAGCCGGCTCCGTGATCTCAACCTCAGCATGAACACTTTGGAAGGTAACATACCACCGTCTTTGGGCAGCAGCCATTCTCTTACATATGTCGATCTTGGGGTGAATGCTCTGACAGGGGTCATCCCGGAGTCCCTAGCAAATAGTCCATCTCTTCTTGACATTTCCCTCCAAAAGAACAACCTTGTTGGTTCTATACCTGTTGTTACTGCCACCTCCCCACCTATTCAATACCTCGATTTAAGCTATAATCATATTTCAGGAAAAATACCTTCCTCGCTAGGGAACCTTTCCTCCCTCATCGATCTTCTTCTTACAGAGAATAATTTAGTAGGGAGTATACCAGACAGCTTAGGTCATATTCCAACACTGCAGGTACTGGCCTTGACAGCCAACAACTTGTCTGGGACAGTCCCACCATCTCTATTCAATATGTCATCTCTGACATTTCTTGGCTTAGCAAACAACTCGCTTGTTGGAAGGTTACCCTCCAATATTGGCTACACACTCCCGAATATTCAGGATTTAATCCTCTCATCAAACAAGTTTGATGGCCCTATCCCAGCTTCTCTTCCCAAAGCTTACAACCTTCGTCAGCTTTACCTGTATACTAACAGCCTAACTGGGTTTATACCCTTCTTTGGGTCATTGCCAAATTTGGAGGAACTTGATTTGTCATACAACAAACTAGAAGCAGGAGACTGGGAATTTGTCTCTTCACTCGCAAATTGTACCAGGTTGACTATGCTGATGTTGGTTGGGAACAATCTTCAAGGCGAAATGCCAAGTTCAATAGGCAATCTTTCTGATAGTCTGGAGTGGCTGTGGCTAAGGGAAAACCAAATTTCTGGGCCTATACCACCAGAGATTGGCAATCTTAAGAGCCTCCGCAGGTTGTACATGGATTACAATCTTATCACTGGAAATATACCAGCAACAATTGGTAATTTGCACAGCTTGGTCCATCTATCCTTTGCACAAAACAGACTGTCAGGGCAAATCCCAGATACTATTGGTAATCTGGTTCAGCTAAATTCTTTGAAATTGGATGGGAACAACATTAGCGGAAGGATACCTGCAGATATAGGACATTGTAATCAACTCCAAATACTCAACCTTGCTCACAACTCACTAGATGGGAATATACCAAGTGAAATCTTCAAAATTTCTTCGCTTTCTGAAGAATTGGACTTGTCACATAATTACCTATCTGGGGGAGTGCCAGTGGAAGTTGGCAATCTCATTAATGTGAACAAAATTAGCATATCAGATAACAGGTTGTCTGGCAACATCCCATCCACTCTTGGCCAGTGTGTGGTTCTGGAGTACTTGGATATTTCTCATAACAATTTGTTCGGAAAGATTCCACAGTTCCTCACATCCTTAAGTTCCCTGCAAAATCTCAACTTATCCTTCAACAATTTTGAtggagcagttccaggaggcggTATTTTTAACAATACTGGTGCAGTGTCAGTTGAAGGAAATCATGATTTGTGTACCAGCATTCCAACAGGAGGTATACCTCTTTGTTCAACACAAGTTGACAGAAAAGGGAAACAAAATTCATCGGCTCTAGTCCTACGGATAGTAATGCCAGCCGTTTCTGCTGTCCTATTAATTTTGTCATGTATTGCAACAATTTACTGGAGGAAGAGGATGCAGGAAAATCCAGATTTGAAAGAATTCAGTGAGCACATGAAGAAGATATCATATGAAGACATTGTAAGGGCAACAGATAGGTTTTCTCCAGCAAACCTAATTGGATCAGGATCATTTGGAGTGGTTTACAAGGGCAGTTTAAGGCTTCAGGAAGATCAAGTTGCCATCAAGATTTTCAGCCTAAACAATTATGGAGCAAATAGGAGCTTTATTGCAGAGTGTGAAGCCCTGCGAAATGTCCGTCACCGGAATCTTGTAAAGATCATCACATCATGTTCTTCTGTGGATTCTAATGGGGCAGATTTCAAGGCCCTAGTGTTCCAATACATGCCGAAAGGGAACCTAGAAATGTGGCTGCATCCGGGAGACCTTGAACATGGTGAGAGACATATCCTGACTTTAAGCCGAAGGATCAATATTGGCTTGGATGTAGCCTTTGCTTTGGATTATCTTCATAACCAGTGTGCATCTCCACTAATACACTGTGACCTAAAGCCAAGCAATATTCTTTTGGATCTTGACATGGTTGCCTATGTCACCGACTTTGGCCTGGCAAGGTTTGTATTCACAACATCAAATGTACAAGAAGGTGATTCAACAAGTCTGGCCTGCCTAAAAGGATCCATCGGATACATCCCTCCAG AATATGGCATGAGCGCAGAGATATCAACCAAGGGTGATGTCTACAGTTTTGGAGTGCTTCTGTTACAGATGATAACAGGGCAAAGTCCAACTGACAAAAATTTCAGTGATGGTGCAAGTCTTCATGAATTTGTTTGTAGAGCATTTCCAGATAATATTTGTGACGTTATTGATCAAACAATGCTAGAAGATGACAGCAATGCACAAGAAGTAATAAAGAACTGTGTCATTCCACTTGTTAGAATAGGCCTCTCTTGCTCCATGACATCTCCCaaagagcggccggacatgggccAAGTTTCTACCGAGATCCTTAGAATCAAGCATGTGGCCTCGCGCATGTATGTCAGATGA